The following coding sequences are from one Oryzisolibacter sp. LB2S window:
- the radA gene encoding DNA repair protein RadA has product MAKDKTLFTCTECGGSSPRWLGKCPSCGAWNTLIETVAEAAPGKNRLSGAGQYAGLAQAQAVMPLAAIEATEVARTASGIEELDRVLGGGVVEGGVVLIGGDPGIGKSTLLLQAMDALQRTGLPTLYVTGEESGAQVALRSRRLGLDASQVNVLAEIQLEKILATVEATQPAVCVIDSIQTIYSDQLTSAPGSVAQVRECAAHLTRLAKATGIAVVLVGHVTKEGALAGPRVLEHMVDTVLYFEGDTHSSFRLVRAIKNRFGAVNEIGVFAMTERGLKGVANPSAIFLSQHSEPVPGSCVLVTLEGTRPLLVEIQALVDGGGPSPRRLSVGLERDRLAMLLAVLHRHAGVACADQDVFVNAVGGVRISEPAADLAVMLAITSSLRGRALPRGFIAFGEVGLAGEVRPAPRGQERLKEAAKLGFSVAVVPKANAPKKPIAGLTIHTVERVEEAMEAVRGLA; this is encoded by the coding sequence ATGGCCAAGGACAAAACCCTCTTCACCTGTACCGAATGCGGCGGCAGCAGCCCGCGCTGGCTCGGCAAATGCCCGTCCTGCGGCGCCTGGAACACGCTCATCGAGACCGTGGCCGAGGCGGCCCCCGGCAAGAACCGGCTGAGCGGCGCCGGCCAGTACGCGGGCCTGGCCCAGGCGCAGGCGGTGATGCCGCTCGCGGCCATCGAGGCCACCGAGGTTGCGCGCACGGCCAGCGGCATTGAGGAGCTCGACCGCGTGCTCGGCGGCGGCGTGGTCGAGGGCGGCGTGGTGCTGATAGGCGGCGATCCGGGCATTGGCAAGTCCACGCTGCTCCTGCAGGCCATGGACGCGCTGCAGCGCACAGGCCTGCCCACGCTCTACGTGACGGGCGAGGAAAGCGGCGCCCAGGTCGCGCTGCGCTCGCGCCGCCTGGGGCTGGACGCGAGCCAGGTCAACGTGCTCGCCGAGATCCAGCTCGAGAAAATCCTCGCCACGGTCGAGGCCACCCAACCTGCGGTGTGCGTGATCGACTCCATACAGACCATCTACTCCGACCAGCTCACGAGCGCGCCGGGCTCGGTGGCCCAGGTGCGCGAGTGCGCGGCGCACCTCACGCGCCTGGCCAAGGCCACGGGCATCGCCGTGGTGCTTGTCGGCCATGTGACCAAGGAGGGGGCGCTGGCCGGCCCGCGCGTGCTCGAGCACATGGTGGACACGGTGCTGTACTTCGAGGGCGACACGCATTCGAGCTTTCGCCTGGTGCGCGCCATCAAGAACCGCTTTGGCGCGGTCAACGAGATCGGCGTGTTCGCGATGACGGAGAGGGGCCTCAAGGGCGTGGCCAACCCGAGCGCCATTTTTCTCTCTCAGCACAGCGAGCCCGTGCCGGGCAGCTGCGTGCTCGTCACGCTCGAGGGCACGCGCCCGCTGCTCGTCGAGATTCAGGCCCTGGTCGATGGCGGCGGGCCGAGCCCCCGGCGCCTGTCCGTGGGCCTGGAGCGCGACCGCCTGGCCATGCTGTTGGCGGTCTTGCACCGCCACGCGGGCGTGGCCTGCGCGGACCAGGACGTGTTCGTCAACGCCGTGGGCGGCGTGCGCATCAGCGAGCCCGCGGCCGACCTGGCGGTGATGCTGGCCATTACCAGCAGCCTGCGCGGCCGCGCCCTGCCCAGGGGCTTCATCGCCTTTGGCGAGGTCGGCCTGGCCGGCGAGGTGCGCCCCGCGCCACGCGGCCAGGAGCGGCTCAAGGAGGCCGCCAAGCTCGGCTTCAGCGTGGCCGTGGTGCCCAAGGCGAACGCGCCCAAGAAGCCCATTGCCGGCCTCACCATCCACACCGTGGAGCGCGTCGAGGAGGCCATGGAGGCCGTGCGCGGTCTGGCGTAG
- a CDS encoding glycerate kinase translates to MNLRKFLIPLGIVALVFAAWRAYGPQGILTVSGGLVMWALLHYTRLMNVMQKARHNPIGWVGSAVMLNARLKPGVNLMHVVAMTRALGEQLSAEGQEPEIYRWTDGTQSHVTCEFVAGRLVRWQLVRPAAPGDDAPAPAGES, encoded by the coding sequence ATGAATCTGCGCAAGTTCCTCATTCCGCTGGGCATCGTCGCCCTGGTGTTCGCGGCCTGGCGGGCCTATGGTCCGCAGGGCATTCTCACGGTGAGCGGCGGCCTGGTGATGTGGGCGCTGCTGCACTACACGCGGCTCATGAACGTGATGCAGAAGGCGCGCCACAACCCGATAGGCTGGGTGGGCAGCGCCGTGATGCTCAACGCCAGGCTCAAGCCCGGCGTGAATCTGATGCACGTGGTGGCCATGACGCGCGCCCTCGGCGAGCAGCTTTCCGCCGAGGGGCAGGAGCCCGAGATCTACCGCTGGACCGACGGCACGCAGTCGCATGTGACCTGCGAGTTCGTGGCCGGCCGCCTGGTGCGCTGGCAGCTCGTGCGTCCGGCGGCCCCCGGCGATGACGCTCCGGCGCCCGCCGGCGAATCGTAA
- a CDS encoding branched-chain amino acid transaminase encodes MSPVVPSMADRDGKIWMDGQMVDWRDAKIHVLTHSLHYGCGAFEGVRAYKTEQGTAIFRLQEHTDRLFNSAKILRMQMPFTKDEVNEAQRAVVRANGLESCYLRPLTWIGSEKLGVSPKGNKIHLMVAAWAWGAYLGEEGMQRGIRVKTSSFTRHHVNITMTQAKASSNYTNSILANMEATDDGYDEALLLDSAGFVSEGSGENVFIIKDGVVYTPDLSAGALNGITRNTVLHICKDLGLDLVQKRITRDEVYIADEAFFSGTAAEITPIRELDRVQIGSGSRGPITEKIQTAFFDIVNGRNPKYAHWLTKV; translated from the coding sequence ATGAGCCCCGTTGTTCCCTCCATGGCCGACCGTGACGGCAAGATCTGGATGGATGGCCAGATGGTGGACTGGCGCGATGCCAAGATCCACGTGCTGACCCACTCGCTGCACTATGGCTGCGGCGCTTTCGAGGGCGTGCGCGCCTACAAGACCGAGCAGGGCACGGCCATCTTCCGCCTGCAGGAGCACACCGACCGCCTGTTCAACAGCGCCAAGATCCTGCGCATGCAGATGCCCTTCACCAAGGACGAGGTGAACGAGGCGCAGCGCGCCGTGGTGCGCGCCAACGGGCTCGAGTCCTGCTACCTGCGCCCGCTGACCTGGATTGGCTCGGAAAAGCTCGGCGTCTCGCCCAAGGGCAACAAGATCCACCTGATGGTGGCGGCCTGGGCCTGGGGCGCCTATCTGGGCGAGGAGGGCATGCAGCGCGGCATCCGCGTCAAGACCAGCAGCTTCACGCGCCACCACGTCAACATCACGATGACGCAGGCCAAGGCCTCGAGCAACTACACCAACTCCATCCTGGCCAACATGGAGGCCACGGACGACGGCTACGACGAGGCCCTGCTGCTCGACAGCGCCGGCTTCGTCTCCGAGGGCTCGGGCGAAAACGTGTTCATCATCAAGGACGGCGTGGTCTACACGCCCGACCTCTCGGCCGGCGCCTTGAATGGCATCACGCGCAACACCGTGCTGCACATCTGCAAGGACCTGGGCCTCGATCTGGTGCAAAAGCGCATCACGCGCGACGAGGTCTACATCGCCGACGAGGCCTTCTTCAGCGGCACGGCCGCCGAGATCACGCCGATCCGCGAGCTCGACCGTGTGCAGATCGGCAGCGGCAGCCGCGGCCCCATCACCGAGAAGATCCAGACGGCCTTCTTCGACATCGTCAACGGCCGCAATCCCAAGTACGCCCACTGGCTCACCAAGGTCTGA
- a CDS encoding zinc-finger domain-containing protein — MPQATVELLAKDLDRNGGVYCPNPKADMKLWNSHPRIYLEIGHQGHAQCPYCGTLYRLKEGEVVGSGH, encoded by the coding sequence ATGCCCCAAGCAACTGTCGAACTGCTCGCCAAGGACCTGGACCGCAACGGCGGCGTGTACTGCCCCAACCCCAAGGCGGATATGAAGCTGTGGAACAGCCACCCGCGCATCTACCTGGAGATCGGCCACCAGGGGCATGCGCAATGCCCGTACTGCGGAACGCTGTATCGGCTCAAGGAGGGTGAGGTGGTCGGCAGCGGGCATTGA
- a CDS encoding glycosyltransferase gives MRVLHFVTGGFSGATQVAVDLCLAAQREPDMQTLLVLRRKRNTSAARVQALRDQGLQVQVVSNWLHAFTVWELRKIIRAWRPDVVFAHGFSDHIWGRRAAVAEHVPRIYHVEHNARERYTPRRLRQALALQPFTQASIGVSEGVRTALVERGFAPDKCLAIPNGIALQRFPDSLLPQRWEQREPAILMASRFARQKDHATLIQALALLRDRGLTPRLDLAGAGSARLRRKAEALVARLGLQQQVRFLGNVADLPQRLAATQVFVLSTHWEGMPLALVEAMAAGCACIASDVVGARELLEDGRTGLLVAHADAVALASALGRLLQDAQLAERLGRAARAQALLTGGHEHMWRRYRALLDGTVTGIS, from the coding sequence CTGCGGGTGCTGCATTTCGTCACGGGCGGCTTTTCCGGCGCCACCCAGGTGGCCGTCGATCTGTGCCTGGCCGCGCAGCGCGAGCCCGACATGCAGACCCTGCTGGTGCTCAGGCGCAAGCGCAACACCTCGGCCGCGCGTGTGCAGGCGCTGCGTGACCAGGGCCTGCAGGTGCAGGTGGTGTCCAACTGGCTGCACGCGTTCACCGTCTGGGAACTGCGCAAGATCATCCGCGCCTGGCGCCCCGACGTGGTCTTTGCCCATGGCTTCAGCGACCATATCTGGGGCCGGCGCGCCGCCGTGGCCGAGCATGTGCCGCGCATCTACCATGTGGAGCACAACGCGCGCGAGCGCTACACGCCCAGGCGCCTGCGCCAGGCCCTGGCGCTGCAGCCCTTCACCCAGGCCAGCATAGGCGTATCCGAGGGCGTGCGCACGGCCCTGGTGGAGCGCGGCTTTGCGCCCGACAAATGCCTGGCCATTCCCAACGGCATCGCCCTGCAGCGCTTTCCCGACAGCCTGCTGCCGCAGCGCTGGGAGCAGCGCGAGCCCGCCATCCTCATGGCCTCGCGCTTTGCGCGCCAGAAGGACCACGCCACGCTGATCCAGGCCCTGGCCCTGCTGCGCGATCGGGGCCTCACGCCGCGGCTTGATCTTGCCGGCGCCGGCAGCGCGCGCCTGCGCCGCAAGGCCGAGGCGCTGGTGGCCCGCCTGGGCCTGCAGCAGCAGGTGCGCTTTCTCGGCAATGTGGCCGACCTGCCGCAGCGCCTGGCCGCGACCCAGGTGTTCGTGCTGTCCACCCACTGGGAGGGCATGCCGCTGGCCCTGGTCGAGGCCATGGCCGCGGGCTGCGCCTGCATCGCCTCGGACGTGGTGGGCGCGCGCGAGCTGCTCGAGGATGGCCGCACGGGCCTGCTCGTGGCCCATGCCGATGCCGTGGCACTGGCCAGTGCGCTCGGGCGGTTGCTGCAGGACGCGCAGCTGGCCGAGCGCCTGGGCCGCGCGGCGCGCGCGCAGGCCTTGCTGACGGGTGGGCACGAACATATGTGGCGACGCTACCGCGCGCTGCTCGATGGAACGGTTACCGGGATCTCATGA
- a CDS encoding O-antigen ligase family protein has protein sequence MNSTIAFRLASLAAFLLPALALWVPSGYSYAAVLLLLGALCLAPRWLRRRPEPEVLWLAALFAGMGCMWFLLSLDPGVARWDKGSKWLLALPCLFFLAAYPPRPRAFMAGLPIGCLGMGALAAWQTWGQHLPRAEGFTNAIQWGNTALLLACMTVVCVVVFWRVRPWPWRLGMVLAALAGLGGSLLSQSRGGWLALLVVLPVWLLWVARLRPHRLRHALTTLAALALMLVLVLGLTPRFHGRIALAVSEISGYLNTGQGETSLGVRLQQYELAADMIAHKPWLGWGAHGFVAEMHRRVEAGSYGPAMLGYPEIHNIFLDAWVKVGILGLLLQLALLGYVLYLFWPSPGRLQHWREDSDAWRDALALRAMGCLVPVCYLMFGMSQPFFNHNSGIMVFAFYTMVLWAALRGLERGARA, from the coding sequence ATGAATTCGACGATTGCGTTCAGGCTGGCGTCGCTGGCGGCGTTTCTGTTGCCGGCGCTGGCGCTCTGGGTTCCTTCGGGCTACTCCTATGCCGCCGTGCTTCTGCTCCTCGGGGCGCTGTGTCTGGCGCCGCGCTGGTTGCGCCGGCGCCCGGAGCCGGAAGTCCTGTGGCTCGCGGCGTTGTTTGCCGGCATGGGTTGCATGTGGTTCCTGTTGTCGCTCGATCCCGGTGTAGCGCGCTGGGACAAGGGCAGCAAGTGGCTGCTGGCCTTGCCCTGCCTGTTCTTTCTTGCCGCGTATCCGCCCCGGCCGCGCGCGTTCATGGCAGGCCTGCCCATAGGCTGCCTGGGCATGGGGGCGCTCGCCGCATGGCAGACCTGGGGTCAGCACTTGCCGCGCGCGGAGGGCTTCACCAATGCCATCCAGTGGGGCAACACGGCCCTGCTGCTGGCCTGCATGACCGTGGTCTGCGTGGTCGTGTTCTGGCGTGTGCGCCCATGGCCATGGCGGTTGGGAATGGTTCTGGCGGCCCTAGCGGGGCTGGGGGGCTCGCTGTTGTCGCAGTCGCGCGGCGGATGGCTGGCGTTGCTTGTGGTGCTTCCCGTGTGGCTGCTGTGGGTGGCTAGGCTGCGCCCCCATCGGCTGCGGCACGCTTTGACCACGCTGGCCGCGCTGGCCCTCATGCTGGTCCTGGTATTGGGGCTGACGCCCAGGTTCCATGGACGCATTGCGCTGGCGGTCAGCGAGATTTCCGGCTACCTGAACACGGGACAGGGCGAGACGTCACTGGGCGTGCGATTGCAGCAGTACGAGTTGGCCGCCGACATGATTGCCCACAAGCCTTGGCTGGGGTGGGGCGCCCACGGCTTTGTGGCAGAGATGCACCGCCGCGTGGAGGCTGGAAGCTATGGTCCTGCGATGCTGGGTTACCCCGAAATCCACAACATCTTTCTCGATGCCTGGGTCAAGGTCGGCATCCTCGGGTTGCTGCTGCAGCTGGCATTGCTGGGCTATGTGCTGTATCTGTTCTGGCCCAGCCCCGGGCGCCTGCAGCATTGGCGTGAAGACTCGGACGCATGGCGCGACGCCCTGGCCCTGCGCGCCATGGGCTGTCTGGTACCTGTGTGCTATCTGATGTTCGGCATGTCCCAGCCCTTCTTCAACCACAACAGCGGCATCATGGTGTTCGCCTTCTACACCATGGTGCTGTGGGCGGCGCTGCGCGGGCTGGAGCGGGGTGCGCGCGCATGA
- a CDS encoding glycosyltransferase family 2 protein has protein sequence MTWLSILVPVYNVEPYLEECLASVIAQLPAEGGVQLLVLDDCSTDGSWALMQRLDARWPGRLQLLRHARNGGLSAARNTMIDAATGDYLWFLDSDDKLLPGAIAGLRAIVQAHGPDVVLCDFEVWRERMRLKHRLRGERHRRSFDGPAGRLVRDRGALLAGMLMTGELHAWSKISRRALWGDADAGGLRFPVGRYFEDMATMPLMALRADSFFYEPRPWVAYRQRGSSILATMTVPKALDQSAALLPLARALQGRPELQQGALRLALAHQAARALTGAMRHVSQRRPEVGQPRPQELAERLRQDFRAASPLAPEELARAYLRRGWWLRRRKFLRWFHALPAA, from the coding sequence ATGACCTGGCTCAGCATCCTGGTGCCGGTCTACAACGTCGAGCCCTATCTCGAGGAATGCCTGGCCTCGGTGATCGCACAGCTGCCGGCCGAGGGCGGTGTGCAGCTGCTGGTGCTCGACGACTGCTCCACCGATGGCTCCTGGGCGCTGATGCAGCGGCTTGACGCGCGCTGGCCCGGGCGCCTGCAGCTGCTGCGCCACGCGCGCAACGGCGGCCTGAGCGCGGCGCGCAACACCATGATCGATGCCGCCACGGGCGACTACCTGTGGTTTCTCGACTCCGACGACAAGCTGCTGCCCGGCGCCATCGCCGGCCTGCGTGCCATCGTGCAGGCCCATGGGCCCGATGTGGTGCTGTGCGACTTCGAGGTCTGGCGCGAGCGCATGCGGCTCAAGCACCGGCTGCGCGGCGAGCGCCACCGGCGCAGCTTCGACGGCCCGGCCGGCCGCCTGGTGCGCGATCGCGGCGCATTGCTCGCGGGCATGCTCATGACCGGCGAGCTCCATGCCTGGTCCAAGATCTCGCGCCGCGCGCTCTGGGGCGATGCCGATGCGGGCGGCCTTCGCTTTCCCGTGGGGCGCTACTTCGAGGACATGGCGACCATGCCGCTGATGGCCCTGCGCGCGGACAGTTTCTTCTACGAGCCCCGCCCCTGGGTGGCCTACCGCCAGCGCGGCAGCAGCATTCTGGCCACCATGACCGTGCCCAAGGCGCTGGACCAGTCCGCCGCGCTGCTGCCCCTGGCGCGCGCCCTGCAGGGCCGGCCCGAGCTGCAGCAGGGCGCGCTGCGCCTGGCCCTGGCGCACCAGGCCGCGCGCGCCCTGACGGGCGCCATGCGCCATGTCAGCCAACGCCGGCCCGAGGTGGGGCAGCCCCGGCCGCAGGAGCTGGCCGAACGCCTGCGCCAGGACTTTCGCGCGGCCTCGCCCCTGGCGCCCGAGGAGCTCGCGCGCGCCTATCTGCGCCGCGGCTGGTGGCTGCGCCGGCGCAAGTTTCTGCGCTGGTTCCACGCCTTGCCAGCCGCGTGA
- a CDS encoding nitronate monooxygenase: MTGSDTPELAAAVSNAGGLGFLGCGMRAPEAMAQAAAAVRAATDRPFGMNLFVLDTPQPDAAEVAAALERLAPLYARFGLAPTVPTRWCEDFAAQFEALIAARPAVASFTFGILSATQVRRLKAEAGSLVIGTATTVAEALAWQQVGADAVVASGMEAGGHRGTFLGDWEGSQIGTLALVPACVDALDIPVIAAGAIMDGRGIAAAQALGAQAVQMGTAFLACPESAIVPAQRAAMAAARATDTRLTRIFSGRPARGIQNDAMRALQPQETQIPAYPVQNALMGPIRRAAAQAGDAGHIALWAGQGVGAARAMAAGELVALLAREWRETCGGLSNQ; this comes from the coding sequence ATGACGGGCTCGGACACGCCCGAGCTCGCGGCCGCCGTCTCCAACGCCGGGGGCCTGGGCTTTCTGGGCTGCGGCATGCGCGCGCCCGAGGCCATGGCCCAGGCCGCGGCCGCCGTGCGCGCCGCCACCGACAGGCCGTTCGGCATGAATCTGTTCGTGCTGGACACCCCCCAGCCCGACGCCGCCGAGGTCGCCGCGGCCCTGGAGCGGCTCGCGCCGCTGTATGCGCGCTTCGGCCTCGCGCCCACCGTACCCACGCGCTGGTGCGAGGACTTTGCCGCGCAGTTCGAGGCGCTGATCGCCGCCCGCCCGGCCGTGGCCAGCTTCACCTTCGGCATTCTGTCTGCCACCCAGGTGCGGCGCCTCAAGGCCGAGGCCGGCAGCCTCGTGATCGGCACCGCCACCACCGTGGCCGAGGCCCTGGCCTGGCAGCAGGTGGGCGCGGACGCGGTCGTCGCCAGCGGCATGGAGGCCGGCGGCCACCGCGGCACCTTTCTGGGCGACTGGGAGGGCAGCCAGATCGGCACCCTGGCCTTGGTGCCGGCCTGCGTGGATGCGCTCGACATTCCCGTCATCGCCGCCGGCGCCATCATGGACGGGCGCGGCATCGCCGCCGCCCAGGCCCTGGGCGCCCAGGCGGTGCAGATGGGCACGGCCTTCCTGGCCTGTCCCGAATCGGCCATAGTCCCCGCCCAGCGCGCCGCCATGGCCGCCGCCCGGGCCACCGACACGCGGCTCACGCGCATCTTCTCGGGCCGACCGGCGCGCGGCATTCAAAACGATGCCATGCGCGCGCTGCAGCCGCAGGAGACGCAAATCCCCGCCTACCCGGTGCAGAACGCCCTCATGGGCCCGATCCGCCGCGCCGCAGCCCAGGCGGGCGACGCGGGCCACATCGCACTCTGGGCCGGCCAGGGCGTGGGCGCGGCGCGGGCCATGGCTGCCGGGGAACTGGTGGCGCTGCTGGCGCGGGAATGGCGCGAGACCTGCGGCGGACTATCAAATCAATAG
- a CDS encoding LysR family transcriptional regulator, giving the protein MDLLALDIFRTVAQEGSVTRAAERLGRAQSNVSTRLQQLEEQLGCALFLREGRGMQLTDAGQTLLTYAERLLALAEEARQALRPGEPTGRLRMGSMESTAATRLPAPLAAIHARWPALVLELRTGASRPLVEQVLAHQLDCALVAWPPPGLDEDTPVARHRVYTEDLLLALPASHPPVKTPADLRLHQLAAFAQGCSYRRIGEDWMGQGGRPVEVLELASYPAILACVAAGRCAGVLPQSMRALLHEPPALQWVALGPCDTMLVHRPGYATPALAALQEALGGVDSPIQGAEP; this is encoded by the coding sequence ATGGACCTGCTCGCACTGGACATCTTTCGCACCGTGGCCCAGGAGGGCAGCGTGACGCGCGCCGCCGAGCGGCTGGGCCGCGCCCAGTCCAACGTGAGCACGCGCCTGCAGCAGCTCGAGGAGCAGCTCGGATGCGCGCTGTTCCTGCGCGAGGGCCGGGGCATGCAGCTCACGGATGCGGGCCAGACCCTGCTGACCTATGCCGAGCGCCTGCTGGCCCTGGCCGAGGAGGCCCGCCAGGCGCTGCGGCCAGGGGAGCCCACGGGCCGGCTGCGCATGGGCTCGATGGAGAGCACGGCCGCAACCCGCCTGCCCGCGCCGCTTGCCGCAATCCACGCGCGCTGGCCGGCCCTGGTGCTGGAGCTGCGCACGGGCGCATCGCGCCCGCTGGTGGAGCAGGTGCTGGCCCATCAGCTCGACTGCGCCCTGGTGGCCTGGCCCCCGCCGGGGCTGGACGAGGACACGCCCGTGGCGCGCCACAGGGTCTACACCGAGGATTTGCTGCTGGCCCTGCCCGCGAGCCACCCACCCGTGAAAACGCCCGCCGACCTGCGCCTGCACCAGCTGGCGGCGTTTGCCCAGGGCTGCAGCTACCGGCGCATCGGCGAGGACTGGATGGGCCAGGGCGGCCGGCCGGTGGAGGTGCTGGAGCTCGCCTCCTACCCCGCCATCCTGGCCTGCGTGGCCGCGGGCCGCTGCGCCGGCGTGCTGCCGCAGTCCATGCGCGCGCTGCTGCACGAGCCGCCGGCGCTGCAATGGGTGGCGCTGGGCCCCTGCGACACCATGCTGGTGCACCGCCCGGGCTATGCCACGCCGGCGCTCGCCGCACTGCAGGAGGCTCTGGGCGGCGTGGACTCACCTATTCAAGGAGCTGAACCGTGA
- a CDS encoding YbfB/YjiJ family MFS transporter, giving the protein MIATPDAPTPWSERPAAIALAGMLALAVAMGVGRFAFTPLLPMMLHDGVVTLAAGSWLATANYIGYLVGALACMALPWVTPALYQRWHPARLARAGLVATVLLTVAMALPLPASWPTLRFAAGVASAFVLLNVSAWCMVRLAVLGRPSMGGLIFCGPGVGIALTGLAAGAMVAAEWRAASGWVVFGLLSVLLCALVWPVVRGRAARAGAAQPAAAGKAQGGGTAAARGVHALAYGLAGLGYIVTATFLPVIARGALPAGSPWPDWFWPIFGAGVAVGAALSTRAPAAWDRRWLLVAAYAMQALGIGLGLWWPTPAGFAASSLLLGLPFTAITFYGLQEARRLWPRSADSFASLITAVYGLGQIMGPPMVAWLLARGGQAQGFAQGLALAALALVAGGVMYAASAWRWPLVKGER; this is encoded by the coding sequence ATGATCGCCACCCCCGACGCGCCCACCCCCTGGTCCGAGCGGCCCGCGGCCATTGCCCTGGCCGGCATGCTGGCGCTGGCCGTGGCCATGGGCGTGGGGCGCTTTGCCTTCACGCCGCTCCTGCCCATGATGCTGCACGACGGCGTGGTCACGCTGGCCGCGGGCAGCTGGCTGGCCACGGCCAACTACATCGGCTATCTGGTGGGGGCGCTGGCCTGCATGGCCCTGCCCTGGGTGACGCCCGCGCTGTACCAGCGCTGGCACCCGGCGCGGCTGGCACGCGCGGGGCTTGTGGCCACGGTGCTGCTGACCGTGGCCATGGCGCTGCCGCTGCCCGCCAGCTGGCCCACGCTGCGCTTTGCCGCGGGCGTGGCCAGCGCCTTTGTGCTGCTCAATGTGTCGGCCTGGTGCATGGTGCGCCTGGCGGTGCTCGGGCGCCCGTCCATGGGCGGGCTGATCTTCTGCGGGCCGGGCGTGGGCATTGCGCTCACGGGCCTGGCGGCCGGCGCCATGGTGGCGGCGGAATGGCGCGCGGCCTCGGGCTGGGTGGTGTTCGGGCTGCTGTCGGTGCTGTTGTGCGCGCTGGTCTGGCCCGTGGTGCGCGGGCGTGCGGCCAGGGCGGGCGCGGCGCAGCCGGCCGCGGCGGGGAAGGCGCAGGGCGGCGGCACGGCGGCGGCGCGCGGCGTGCATGCGCTGGCCTATGGCCTGGCGGGGCTGGGCTACATCGTCACGGCCACGTTTCTGCCCGTGATCGCGCGCGGCGCGCTGCCCGCGGGCTCGCCCTGGCCCGATTGGTTCTGGCCCATCTTCGGCGCCGGCGTGGCCGTGGGCGCGGCGCTGAGCACGCGCGCGCCGGCCGCATGGGACCGGCGCTGGCTGCTCGTGGCCGCCTATGCCATGCAGGCGCTGGGCATAGGCCTGGGCCTGTGGTGGCCCACGCCGGCGGGCTTTGCCGCGAGCAGCCTGCTGCTGGGCCTGCCGTTCACGGCCATCACCTTCTACGGCCTGCAGGAGGCGCGGCGCCTGTGGCCGCGCTCGGCCGACAGCTTTGCCAGCCTGATCACTGCCGTCTACGGCCTGGGCCAGATCATGGGCCCGCCCATGGTGGCCTGGCTGCTTGCGCGCGGCGGCCAGGCCCAGGGCTTTGCCCAGGGGCTGGCGCTGGCGGCGCTCGCCTTGGTGGCGGGCGGCGTGATGTATGCGGCGTCGGCCTGGCGCTGGCCGTTGGTGAAGGGTGAACGATGA
- a CDS encoding MOSC domain-containing protein, translating into MITTPPHSTAPIGRLRALLTGHARPYTRPGSRSAIAKQERHGPVEVGPLGLAGDEQGDPRVHGGPDKAVHCYAWAQYAPWREELAGNAQAQALLARPGAFGENFCLDGIDESQVCLADQWQIGSARFEVSQGRQPCWKLSDRFDVPDMARRVQDSLRTGWYLRVLQPGRVQQGDGVTLLERPFPQWPITRLLRVIAERDCTPDTLRAILALPLPPSWQRLFTRRLEHASAEDWSARLDGRPS; encoded by the coding sequence ATGATCACCACGCCCCCGCATTCCACTGCACCCATCGGCCGGCTGCGCGCCCTGCTCACGGGCCACGCCCGGCCCTACACCCGCCCGGGCAGCCGCAGCGCCATCGCCAAGCAGGAGCGCCACGGCCCCGTCGAGGTTGGCCCCCTGGGCCTCGCGGGCGACGAGCAGGGCGACCCGCGCGTGCATGGCGGCCCCGACAAGGCCGTGCACTGCTACGCCTGGGCGCAGTACGCGCCCTGGCGCGAGGAACTGGCCGGCAACGCCCAGGCCCAGGCGCTGCTCGCGCGGCCCGGCGCGTTTGGCGAGAACTTCTGCCTCGACGGCATCGACGAAAGCCAGGTCTGCCTGGCCGACCAATGGCAGATCGGCAGCGCTCGCTTCGAGGTCAGCCAGGGCCGCCAGCCCTGCTGGAAGCTCAGCGACCGCTTCGACGTGCCCGACATGGCGCGGCGCGTGCAGGACAGCCTGCGCACCGGCTGGTACCTGCGCGTGCTGCAGCCCGGCCGGGTGCAGCAGGGCGACGGCGTCACGCTGCTGGAGCGCCCCTTCCCGCAATGGCCCATCACCCGGCTGCTGCGCGTGATCGCCGAGCGCGACTGCACGCCCGATACGCTGCGCGCCATCCTCGCGCTGCCGCTGCCGCCCTCCTGGCAGCGGCTGTTCACGCGCCGGCTCGAGCACGCCAGCGCCGAGGACTGGAGCGCACGCCTGGACGGCAGGCCGTCCTGA